ggaaatgtggcaatTAATTGTGAATTTGATGCTACTAATCCCATTGGTAATTAATGGATTAATGAGGTGTTGaacttatatgaaataatattgCATGTAGATTTCATATAAAATTTCTCATTACCGGATGAGAAAATGATGAACTTTTTGCTTTTGTAACACCTAAACGATCGACTCCTATCTCTCAAACTTTACTTCGCATAATCGAGTCCAACAACTcagttcttggtcctgagcatagtaggtcagtttggtggttgtccttgctcgtgattttcaggaagagaaaaagttttggatcaaagaagaagttgagagctacaaaggtaagttcACCGTTTACCTTCCTCTCACTTCGTTTAGGTTTATCGCATGGTAGTTGCATGTTAGCttttaaatcgtttagatgcatatagagtaaagcatgatctttaACTTCCGCTGCCGCATGGCTCTgcttggtttttgttttttcattaagcgtaagcatccagatGAGAGAGAATGCGTAAGCATTCGGAcgagagagaatcagatgatcaaattctagagatcgaactaCATCGTaccaaatcaacataaatacaacatcaacacaagctcaactccacaaatcaaatttctctggaaatctcgtgtgaacaatgaTTAAGTCTAAATTTAGCTTGTAGATCTATCGATGGTAAATTATAGTGAATACTGATAAGAGCCTATTGATGAtagaattttattattaataacccttaattattaataaaaaaaagtatcatttaatgtaattaaaaaaaatgatagtggCAAATATATccattatattcaaaataactAAATATATAGCAATATAAAAacagttgcaaatataacaaaacctaTCGAAACCTATAAGTGATAGAGACCATAAAAGTCTATCGCtgataaattttactatatttataaatttaaaatatgttacTATATAAATAATTACCATTCCTAAAATGGATACCTTAAAGAATTTTCATATTTGGTTTATGCAAAAATAGTATAAGCCCATAGAGGGTCAACTGTTCCCTAGAGCCCGCATTgcgaacattttcttttttcttgggCTAAAGGACAATAATTTCACGTATCCATCCATTTTGCGTCATGGGCAGTATAAGTTAGTATAAATTGGCTTGAAAAAGTGCATGCTTTGAAGTTCAAAACAAAACTACCACATTCTAGCTTGAAAACCAAACAAATTTGGGGATGCTAACGATATATTCTATGAACCATCACATTTTGTAACTACAGTTTATGTTTGGTTCTCTTTAATATTTGatgttaaataaaatttaaacatttttctaaaaaaatttagaaatcaAAAGTACAACAAATCAATATGATTGTATAATAGAACATAATTAAAATACAAGCAAAGCTCTTTCATTCAGTTAGGATTTTGTATGGACTATATTTGTTTAAGTGTGTTTTGGAGGTTTTCTCAAATTATGGCTTAGAAGATATCTTACTTGAAATATACTATGCATTATTCTCTCTagtatgctttttttttttaatggttcGTCCAAGGTGAATGAGGatatttttaatcttttctATTAGTTTTGCTATTTAAGACAAGAAGTTGTCTTCCTAAGGTTGCTGCTTTTGCTTGGTCGTgctatttttaaacttttgatttACATGGTAGTTGAATGTTGCAACTCCTATATCTTAAATTATATTATCATTGATCCTAAAGTTGTTTATCTAAATGATCATTGAAATTCTCTGAGAAGAAGATCGCCTCGATCTTAAGAGGAGCTTAATTAGATATCAACATTCAAGAATGGATTCTTAAATTTAGGAGGAGCCTAAGTTCTCTCAAAGAAGGTGTGTGTtcacaaaaaagaagaaagatgacgTTGAGGTGAGAGAGTGTCAAACACTTACAGAAGAACTCATGTTCTATTGACAAAGTCTCACATATAGAAAGAGCCTAGGTAATTAAATAAGTTAGGTTTTACATGCATTATTATAATCaccattattttacataaattGCTTAACTTTTTCATATTAGTGAATTTATCTCTCCCAGTGCTCCTCATACGTACGTGGTAATATCACCTAACTAGTTTGCCAAAACTTTGTGTGTACTTCTCTTGATCTATTGTTTGTATTTTACTTGATGTCTAAATGATTGCTAGGACATATTATTTAACATTTGTGTTATGTATAACGAAATCATCTTAAATTATGACTTTCAAatacaaattacaaaatattaattaacttTCTTGATCTTAGTTATCTACGTCTTGAATATGACTTGTGAGACTATCCATGTCTCTCAATCGAAGGATTATAAGATTATAGTAGTTTCAATCTTGGCTCCATTTTGATTGTAAACAAaattatgaatatatatatatatatatatatatatatatcctaaacttttagaaaaataaacaCTCATAAGTTGGTGACATACATTCATGTACAGAAGTCCTATTGGATCTAAATCAcaaaaagaaagagaatgagatctatttgattatatttactacaAATTATGCAATCATGATAAAAGACCTATTGATATTGCTTACTTTCAAAACCATAAAGTCATTTTTATATATCTAGTGAATTAAATTATGGTaacctaataaaataaaatggtaTATGGATTGAAACTCTATATACttatattcaaaattttatattttaaaaaacaactttAATAAAAGTTAACTAATGCATAATATTTAAAACTAAAACAATaactcaaatttcaatttagaaaacataatttttctttaaaagaaaaacacataatcttcctataaatacattgaaaaaaaaaagaaaatgacgGTAAACAATAAAACtactgaaaatatttataaaatataacaaaatttcaaaatttatcaacGAAGAACACAATATCTTCTTATAGACTTCTATACGTGatataatgataaaaaaataaaattttttgttatattgtaTAGATTTTGTCATATTAATGATAGAAACTGACTTCACTTTTAATGGCTATCAtagatagaatttaaaattttcttatatttaaaaacacctcttaaaaatatattttcatgcAAAATCCACTGTTATTTAATTTGGGTTTAATTTATTCTCACATTTGGgcaataaattataaaaaaattcacAAATAAGAGATAAAAGATGATTAACACAAATGTGGGAAAGAAAAAACGTGAATGTTAAGAAAATGCTAACTTTTTAATTATGGATAGTGATATAGATTATTAATAGAAATTATCAATATAGATTACAAGTGGTACTGATACTGGTCATCAACATGAATATTGTAACCACTATCGATACATAGATActgatattaattatattatcaaTATAGATAACAAAGTGTGAATCATACATAAAGAAAAGGTGTGAATCGCATCTAATAATCAAAACAAAAGTAATTAGATGGATGGTTGTATCACATTTccgaatttttattttaacattttGGAAATTAACGGTTCCATCTCCATCCTCCGCTTAGCAAAAAATCACTCCGAGTTCGAGCATTCAAGGATGAGGACGAGAGAGTTGGCCAACAATGTGAAGAAAAATAAGAGCTGTGGGACACACTGAGATAGCTGCTGCTTCATCTTCATTGTATATTCATCTTCCTTTCCTCTGCTTCTCATTGTTTATGGCTAACCTACTTTCACCTCTTTCCTCTGCTCCCATCTCTTTCCCTCCATCTCCCTGACTTCAACCCCACCACCATCATGCTTCGCCTCCGCCGCAACTTCCATTTCTCCCGCCACTTTCTTCTCCTCAAACCCTTCTCCACCGCCGCCCCTCCGCCTCCTCTTCACCTTCCACTCTCCCACCCCACTTACATTGTCTGGGGCTCCAATACCTCCGTTGGCAAAACCTTAGTTTCCGCTGGCCTCGCCTCCTCCTTCCTCCTCTCCGATTCTCCTTCCCATTTCCTCTTCCTCAAGCCCATCCAAACCGGCTTCCCTTCCGATTCCGATTCCCGTTTCGTCTTCCATAAGCTTTCCTCCCTATACCGACGCCGCCACGCCCGTCTCTCTCTTCTGGCCTCCGATCATGTTCTCAATGCCTCCCTCCCTGTACTAAACACCGTCTCTGGTTGCGGAGATGGGAGTGAATTGGCAATGTGCGAACTGGGTCGGTATGAAGAACAACGATTGGTGGGGGAGGAATCGGGTTTGGGTTCGAGGTTAATTTGTAAGACCATGTATGCCTGGAAGGAGGCTGTTTCTCCACATTTGGCTGCTGAGAGGGAAAGCGGGGTGGTGGACGATGCCCTTGTGATACAGTCGCTGCAGAGTTGCTTAAATTCTGGATTGGGAGTGAGTGGCGAGAGTGAGGGTGCAGAAACCAGAGCCATGTGTCTCGTCGAGACAGCCGGTGGGGTTGCTAGTCCAGGCCCATCTGGGTCCCTTCAGTGTGATTTATACAGGTTCCAATAACATTCTATCATTGTACCATGCCACGTAGTATTGATTATTCTATTAGTAGTCGGTACTGCATTACCATCTTTaatgtttctttctttttttaaattaagggTGGAGCACACCTTAGGAAGACTTCTACTGGttgcaaaaatgtaaaatgcCATGGCTAATTTTGGCTTTCCGAAAGAAAATTTCACTTCTTTAGTTAGATTTCACTACCATGGGTAATCGTCAAATGTGTAACTAATCTGAATTTGTCTCGGTTGGATTCTGGATCTTTTGTAGATGTGCCAATGCCAAGTTGGAGCCTTTTGTAGATAACATTTTCTCTTAACGTGTTAGTTACTTAGTTTACCAGACCTGAGCACTCCGTTGCTTGCATTGTCTGTACACCCTGTTGGTTGTAATGAATATTCTGTATTTTCTTATCATGCAAACGACATCTTCACAGAGGTTTTTCTTATGCTATTATTTTCTGTGCCTCTAGATTTTTTCCCATTAGAAAACTTCTCTTTGAGTTTCCTTTATCTTGTAACCTCTTTTTGCGGCTGGGCATTTCAGTTAAGTTTACTGACCAGAATACGAAATgctaaatttattttgttttattctttATATTCTATGCGACTCTGAAATCCATAGATGAACTTTAATGAGTAAGCAATCGTGATAAAGAATGagttgtttatatattttacaatttTCTCGGAGTGACAGTTTTAAATCATGGTTTGTACATATGTAAGTTTACTTGAGTCCCGAGTTTCagattttcatttctttctatCAGGCCTTTTCGTTTACCCTGCCTTCTTGTTGGTGATGGCCGGCTGGGTGGTATTTCTGGGACAATTTCAGCATATGAGACTTTGAAACTTAGAGGCTACGATGTTGCTGCCATTATCTTCGCTGATAATGGCCTTGAAAATGAGGTGGTGCTAAGTTCTCATCTTCGAGATAGGTAAACTGAATTACTTCTTCTAATTGTTAGTGTTACTTCACAGGAGGAAAGAAAACACGCAAGTTTCCGACAACGTGTTACTCTATGGCattaatattttcttaataGGAAATATGAGTGTATCAATTAAAAATGGGTGCAGAAGTGGAGGGGATAATACCTCACCCAAGCAAAGCCCTTAGAGGTTTAAAATATGGCCCTCAAATGGTGTTATTGAGGGGAAAAAAAGAAGTGCTAGAAAGATATCTAACACTAACATGAAGTTGAGAAACCCATAACCTCTCTCTCTCACGCCAAATATTCTATACGAGGGCTCCACATGCAttcaaataaacattttaagATTTGCTTTTTAAGTATATTGGATACTAAAATCcagtatattttttggtatgcACTCGCAAGTTGCAACAtgaaaaataaaccaaaatttcttttaactttagGAAATTTAACCATTCAGATATACTTTACCACCCATATTTGAGTCCCTGTTGGTAGGGCCTATTGGTATTGCTGATAATCAACCAAGTTCTCTGTTACCACAGTTCCGCAACGTAGTGGCTGCTAGCATGACGTCGTTGTTATTTCATtttcactgataaaccatattTTTCTCCTCTACCGTTGTAATTTTTTTGCACTTCaatttatattttagatttgagTTGAGGCatgttcatttattttttacttttagggTGCCAATTCTTGTGCTACCTCCCATTCCTGTTGATATAACAGACGACCTGATGGATTGGTTTGATAACTCTCAGAAAGTATTTGATTCTCTGAAGGAAATAATGTTATCAGCTTATTCTAAAAGACTTAACGGATTGCGAGAAATGCCAAAAAAGGCAAAGAATATTTTTTGGTGGCCATTCACCCAGCATAAACTTGTGCCAGATGAAGCTGTTACAGTAATTGATTCTCGCTGTGGTGAGAACTTCACTGTTTTCAAGGTGCAACTCGGAGTTTCTGTTTGCTAAATGATATATTTGCATGTTTTTTCTGCTTATAGTTTTACTCAGAGTTTCTCTTTTCGTTCTAGGTGCATATAGTTTAATTCTCCATGCATATATGTGGACTtgtaaatttaataatttaatattattgaaataaaatttatccaataaaaatcttatatGAGCTTACAagtctatattttgaaaatgttaaCCACTTTCCCCATTATTTTTTTGTGaagaaattttaatttgtaacaTCAGTTAGGAGTTGAATTTGTCTGGCCCTGTTGAAAAAACTGTATTATTTTAACCTTTTGACTTCATTTATATTAAATGTTTTAATTTGCTGACCTTGAAACTAACATTATCTTGATTCTGCGTGCATGTATGatttttacacttttttttttgttcctctgagttaattttataattgattggCACGTAGCATAAAAAGTTATAGTAATATATTATGTTTGCTTTGCATGTTCCATATAGGATCAGGGTCATGAATTTATGACTCAACAATTTGATGCATGTGCCAGTTGGTGGACACAGGGTCCTGATGCTGCTCTGCAGGTTTATTCTTGATTCTTATTCCCTTCATATCTCTATGCATTTGTTGCAGTTAATGTTTTAGTTTCATTTGTTTTTCAAGCTTTGGCCATTCTCTACCACTCTCACTCCTACTGTTCCAAAGAGTTGGATTAGTATGCTTATCCCAGACCATCCATTcaacaatacaaaaaaaaagtacttgGAACAGCATTCGTGCTGCTATTTTATGGAAAATATGGGATAAAAGAAAAGCTAGGATTTTTAGCAACAAAGCCAAATCCACTGAAGAAGTCTTTCATTCCTCgttttcaatgctttctttGGGTGTAAATCTTTATCTGCACTATAAAGATGTAGTTTCTCTTTACTTGGGAAACATCTTTTGTGTTCCCTATATCATCGAAGTCTTCTGTATACATTGAATATTTTCATTCTATCAGTAAAATTGGTTCTTATCCAAAAAAGCTTTGGCTAGTCTCATCTTTAATCGAAATAATCattatggaaaaaaaaagaaaaacttatcCAGCACAAGAATGATATCCTTTTAAGAAGGTTTTATCTCTTCATCAACAAATACCGAAATCCCTGTTTCCTCATACCctcttttttgttcttttttttttcacaactATGAATGTTGATAGAGTTTGTAAGGGTGTATGTAAGTAGTTACCTAGTTTGTATGTCGTAATAGGAATAATGGTTTCAAATACAGTGAATCAGGAAGGGTTTGGAGGTAACTCTAGAATGATGTTACGAGTCAACTGCCTAACTCCACAACATTTGATTATCCGAAAACTCATCAGATTTTAGTATCTTAGGGAGGTAACCATCATAGAGTTTAAACTCATTTTTTCCAAATCCATTTCAACTCAAGATGGTTAAATTTTCAAGTTACTTTTCACTAGTCATTCCTGTTATAGGTTCATAATGTCCTTTAAGGCGTTTATGTTAAAATACTTGCCCCTTTCAATATCTTTTATCATAATCTAGAAATGGTAAATACTGTGCTTCTTTTACGATCTtatgttatatttatttatttgtatatttctttgttTTACCTCCCCATGATTTTGCTTTAACGCATCTTTTGTTTAGGTGTTTTCAGACTGAGCTAGCAAGTGATATGGGTTATGCTGCTGCAAGATTTGGGCATGTGATGTTTCCAGAGAATGTGTATGAACCAGCTTTGGAATGTGCTGAGCTTTTACTTGCTGGTGTTGGAAAAGGTTGTTAACTCCTTATTTTAACCTACTTTTCCATACAGCTATGTAATGTATTTATTAAATTCTGCACACATATTTCTCCATGTTCCATATagaccaattatatattaggTTTTTCGGACTCCTAGTTACCATAGTACTCCTTAACATAAAATTTGACTCAATTGTTTGTCAAGCACCCATAATTGAAATAGTTGGCCATGGAATTCATATAAGATTAATCAGTTGTGCAGTTCAAATATTTTATGATCTCCTTAGTCAGGATAAACTTGAAGATCCTATGCCCGAAGAAAAAATCAGACTCCATATCGTAACTGTACCTTGTAAATGGACCTCTATAATTGAAAGTCAATGGATACAATAAGAAAGTAGGTAGGACTTAGGAGAAATGGAGAACGAGTAAGGCAGAGGTTGTTGAATGAGAGATAAGGTTTAGTTCTTTTATTCgattttattccttttttttttgttctttctcCATATCTTCCTTTACTTGGGATAGGTATGTTTAGTTAGGTTATCATGTATATTATGGGCAAATAATTCTTAGAGCTTAAAAGATTATGTTATTCTCATCGGCACTTAAACTAAAAGTTATGAGTTCGAAagatttgaatttaacttaTCAGAATTAGCTTCGATTCCATTAAAAGTTTCCACATCTATAATTTTTCTGGCTATGGTAATCTATTTGTTGTGCGCTTAGCACCACAACAGTGATTAATGTGTGAAATGTCAACCCATTTGCTTCTTAACTTATGGTTTGTTATATACTTTTAACTGTCTACTCcaatgataaaaattaaaataaaacagaGGTGAGAGTGGTTGAATGATGAATCATTGTTCACTAAAGAAGTGATTTGAGGTTTTTGTAATCTAGAATatgtgtttttttcttctcaatagaaacaactttcattaaggaaaaaaagaaaagaaaaatgtaatgTCGAATATGGTGATTGGTGAAGTTATCTAAGCTATAGCTGTTCCAGAGGAGGGATGTGTTGATCTTGTCCTACTTTCTAACTGTTTCAGTCCTACTTTCTAACTGTATCAAATAGTTTGTACTCCTGTACTTTACGCCAAGGTTCCATTTTTTGCAGATTGGGCTTCAAGGGTGTATTTCTCAGATAATGGATCTACAGCTATTGAAATTGCACTGAAGATGGCTTTTCGGAAGTTTTCTATTGATCATGGAATCCTTGATTCTCAAGAATGCAATGCAGAAGCACAACGTACTGAGCTTATGGTAAGTTGGTGGTAACAATTCTACGAGAGAGTTTTTGATTATCTCTGTATTAGTCATCTTGATCCAAGGAGTACAAAGAGCTCTCTTGAAATAGTGCTTACAAAAAAGTAATTGAAGATTATTATTGTTACAGACTTGACAGAAATAAAGATTGATCATAACAATAAATGGTTACATAAACTATCTCTAATGGGTACAACATATATGGCAAGTACACTTAGGCAGTGAGTGACTATGCTGCCATCATTATTGTGTTAGGACATCTAGTAGCATGCTGAAAAGCATCGGGATGGGCGCACTTTCACCCTCTATTGCCGAGATAACCTTTGTGTAAAACATTGAACTACTCTTTTCATTTGGGTGCTAGTTAGTTGTTGAGGAAAGACTTCTTCTAAAGAAGGTTGCTCTTGGTGCTAGAGTTCCTTGATTGTAGAGGAAGTTTTCCTGTGTTAGAAAAGGGAGATTATGATCGTCATTTTGTTTCTATCATATTCTATACAGAATCTTCTTGCTGTTCCTCTAGTTGACTGGGAAGTAGTCCACTCATAACAAATATCAGTAATAGATGTATTCTCAATGGTCTATTATTGCAATAAACACCCTTTTTCCTATCTCATTATTTTTCCATAATCTACATTGTCAATGAAACAGAGAATGTAAGGTATTTCGGTATTACTTCCATGGTCTTACTGCACAAGTTTATTAGTGTATTCCACCTGTAACTGACTGTCGCCGACAATTTTAATCATGCACAAAATTTTGGtgcaagttttttttttttgaaagaaattataatttattggTGACATTATCAAGATTTACCATTCCAGGTTTTGGCTCTCAATGGATCATATCATGGTGATACATTAGGAGCTATGGAAGCACAGGCACCCTCATGTTATACAGGCTTCCTGCAGCAACCATGGTATAAACTAGACCTATGATAGCTGTTTAGCTCATTCCAAAGAGTTTCAAAATGTTtgctttaatttattttttggaGAAGAAACTCCTCATTAACTATAACgaaataaagaaatttgaaataaaagaGCAAGTATTTTCTTTTGGACATTTATTCTAGATCAGGGTTTATGAGATTGGTTACCGTTGAATCTTCTCTAATAGTATCTATTTTTAACGTAAATTTTCTTGGGTTTTGCCAGCTACAAATAATGTGACCCATCCATTAGTGATTTGCTGCCAAGCATAATTCATCCATAATGGATACCATGGAACTggaaatgtttaaattttattagtatTTGTAGAAAAAACTTCTATCAATCAATGGACGTTCTTACATATGATCTTAAAAAACTAGATAGCTTCTTTGGAgggtctatatatatatatatatatattttaatgcaCCTGTGTTTGTGGCGTTTTGAGCTGCTGTTGTGATTGTTGGTTAATTATTTGCTATGTATTTTTACTACACTTGATGCGATCCAAGATCAAAATTATTAGTAGCAAGCAATATTTTGATCTGATTTTCTTCCGATTTATGAAATCAGGGCAAAAAACTTTGATGTTGCTTGTAGGCTTTCCAACATTGTTGATGTAGCTAGTCATTTAGTTCTCTTAGCTTAAGAAAAACAAGTACCTTGTGTACCTTGTAATTCTTATTGCATGAAAGCCTCTTCTTGTAGTTCTTCTGCTTTTAGTCTCTTTTCATGCTTTTTTTTAGCTCATGACTTGTACTTTTATTAGTTTAATGAAGGACAATAGATTATGCTCGGAAGAGGATAGTAATGAAGATCCTTGGGTACATGTTAATATCATTTTCTTCATAATCACAACAGGTATTCTGGAAGAGGTGTTTTTCTGGATCCTCCTACAGTCTATATGCACGGAGGCAAATGGTATCTTTCCTTGCCAGTTGGATTGCAACCCGAGACCTTGAGACTTGAGAATGCTTGTAAGTGAATATACTCTTGCCCATTaaagtgtatcttgtttttattttattaacgTAGTGTTTTTTCTGTCAGTTTTCAATTCACGTGATGAGGTATTTGATGAGAAAAGGGACGGTTCAGATTTGGCTGAAATCTATTCAGCATATTTGTCTCAACAATTATCATATTCTTCAAAGTCCAAGTCATTACTTGGAGCACTAATTATGGAACCAGGTAACAAGATAATTACTATCATAAATCTTTTCCTTTGTCTCATTTTGAGAATGCCATTTCATTTGGGGATctcattaaaataaaaatcagaGGAATGGGTGATTTTTTTGTAAGATTACTAATATTGAAGTGCGTTGCTTATTGTCgtttaattttcaattattttaaggCTAATTCAGATGGAAAAAACGTATAATTAGTTTTTGTCCCTCCTATGGGAAAGGATTTTGAAATCTGGAGTGTTTATgactttggtttcatattcttAACTCTTAAGTAGCTTAAGTAACGACGAATGCAGTTCCTTTAACTAATTATTTTATCATCTAACCTGAGAATTATTATACAGTAATACAAGGTGCTGGAGGAATGCATATGGTGGATCCTCTCTTCCAACGAGTACTTGTGAAAGAATGCCAAGATAAAAAGATTCCTGTCATTTTTGATGAGGTTTTTACTGGTTTTTGGCGCTTGGGTACTGAGGTATGTAGCCATTCttcataataaaatttcattatcTCACTGGAACTAAGAGCATGAAAAGGGGTAATTCAATCTATGGGTTCCTTACAGACTGCTGCAGAGCTACTTCATTGTGTGCCTGATATAGCCTGCTTTGCAAAGCTGATGACTGGTGGAATTATTCCGTTATCTGCTACATTAGCATCAAACTCTGTATTTGAATCCTTTATTGGTGACTCTAAGGTAATTACTGCAAGGGTTGTATCATTAGCTTACAATGTCTCTTAGTTATCATCTGTCTATGAGACCGATCATAATCTTATGACAGCTTATTTTGGTTATTTGTGTTTTTCCTGAGGCAGCACTGCTAATACATTGTCGATTAGTTTTAGTAGTTCTCAATCAAAATTTATCTGCAGACTTCTGTATGGTTAATATGTAGGATTGCATTATGATCTGCTTGGGTTTCCTTCACTCTCTTATCAAAGCTGAAATAAGCTTTGCTCTTACAAT
The sequence above is drawn from the Cucumis melo cultivar AY chromosome 2, USDA_Cmelo_AY_1.0, whole genome shotgun sequence genome and encodes:
- the LOC103494289 gene encoding bifunctional dethiobiotin synthetase/7,8-diamino-pelargonic acid aminotransferase, mitochondrial isoform X4 encodes the protein MLRLRRNFHFSRHFLLLKPFSTAAPPPPLHLPLSHPTYIVWGSNTSVGKTLVSAGLASSFLLSDSPSHFLFLKPIQTGFPSDSDSRFVFHKLSSLYRRRHARLSLLASDHVLNASLPVLNTVSGCGDGSELAMCELGRYEEQRLVGEESGLGSRLICKTMYAWKEAVSPHLAAERESGVVDDALVIQSLQSCLNSGLGVSGESEGAETRAMCLVETAGGVASPGPSGSLQCDLYRPFRLPCLLVGDGRLGGISGTISAYETLKLRGYDVAAIIFADNGLENEVVLSSHLRDRVPILVLPPIPVDITDDLMDWFDNSQKVFDSLKEIMLSAYSKRLNGLREMPKKAKNIFWWPFTQHKLVPDEAVTVIDSRCGENFTVFKDQGHEFMTQQFDACASWWTQGPDAALQTELASDMGYAAARFGHVMFPENVYEPALECAELLLAGVGKDWASRVYFSDNGSTAIEIALKMAFRKFSIDHGILDSQECNAEAQRTELMVLALNGSYHGDTLGAMEAQAPSCYTGFLQQPWYSGRGVFLDPPTVYMHGGKWYLSLPVGLQPETLRLENAFFNSRDEVFDEKRDGSDLAEIYSAYLSQQLSYSSKSKSLLGALIMEPVIQGAGGMHMVDPLFQRVLVKECQDKKIPVIFDEVFTGFWRLGTETAAELLHCVPDIACFAKLMTGGIIPLSATLASNSVFESFIGDSKLAALLHGHSYSAHALGCTAAAKSIKWFKNPQTNLNINSEGTSLRELWDENLVYEISSHPAVKRVVALGTLFALELQADGSNAG
- the LOC103494289 gene encoding bifunctional dethiobiotin synthetase/7,8-diamino-pelargonic acid aminotransferase, mitochondrial isoform X1, whose protein sequence is MLRLRRNFHFSRHFLLLKPFSTAAPPPPLHLPLSHPTYIVWGSNTSVGKTLVSAGLASSFLLSDSPSHFLFLKPIQTGFPSDSDSRFVFHKLSSLYRRRHARLSLLASDHVLNASLPVLNTVSGCGDGSELAMCELGRYEEQRLVGEESGLGSRLICKTMYAWKEAVSPHLAAERESGVVDDALVIQSLQSCLNSGLGVSGESEGAETRAMCLVETAGGVASPGPSGSLQCDLYRPFRLPCLLVGDGRLGGISGTISAYETLKLRGYDVAAIIFADNGLENEVVLSSHLRDRVPILVLPPIPVDITDDLMDWFDNSQKVFDSLKEIMLSAYSKRLNGLREMPKKAKNIFWWPFTQHKLVPDEAVTVIDSRCGENFTVFKDQGHEFMTQQFDACASWWTQGPDAALQTELASDMGYAAARFGHVMFPENVYEPALECAELLLAGVGKDWASRVYFSDNGSTAIEIALKMAFRKFSIDHGILDSQECNAEAQRTELMVLALNGSYHGDTLGAMEAQAPSCYTGFLQQPWYSGRGVFLDPPTVYMHGGKWYLSLPVGLQPETLRLENAFFNSRDEVFDEKRDGSDLAEIYSAYLSQQLSYSSKSKSLLGALIMEPVIQGAGGMHMVDPLFQRVLVKECQDKKIPVIFDEVFTGFWRLGTETAAELLHCVPDIACFAKLMTGGIIPLSATLASNSVFESFIGDSKLAALLHGHSYSAHALGCTAAAKSIKWFKNPQTNLNINSEGTSLREVLLKYLSVGIHLFYQRLQLWDENLVYEISSHPAVKRVVALGTLFALELQADGSNAGYASLYARSLLLKLREDGIYTRPLGNVIYLMCGPCTKPDSCSQLLIKLLSGLDDFISESRENLESCHS
- the LOC103494289 gene encoding bifunctional dethiobiotin synthetase/7,8-diamino-pelargonic acid aminotransferase, mitochondrial isoform X3; amino-acid sequence: MLRLRRNFHFSRHFLLLKPFSTAAPPPPLHLPLSHPTYIVWGSNTSVGKTLVSAGLASSFLLSDSPSHFLFLKPIQTGFPSDSDSRFVFHKLSSLYRRRHARLSLLASDHVLNASLPVLNTVSGCGDGSELAMCELGRYEEQRLVGEESGLGSRLICKTMYAWKEAVSPHLAAERESGVVDDALVIQSLQSCLNSGLGVSGESEGAETRAMCLVETAGGVASPGPSGSLQCDLYRPFRLPCLLVGDGRLGGISGTISAYETLKLRGYDVAAIIFADNGLENEVVLSSHLRDRVPILVLPPIPVDITDDLMDWFDNSQKVFDSLKEIMLSAYSKRLNGLREMPKKAKNIFWWPFTQHKLVPDEAVTVIDSRCGENFTVFKDQGHEFMTQQFDACASWWTQGPDAALQTELASDMGYAAARFGHVMFPENVYEPALECAELLLAGVGKDWASRVYFSDNGSTAIEIALKMAFRKFSIDHGILDSQECNAEAQRTELMVLALNGSYHGDTLGAMEAQAPSCYTGFLQQPWYSGRGVFLDPPTVYMHGGKWYLSLPVGLQPETLRLENAFFNSRDEVFDEKRDGSDLAEIYSAYLSQQLSYSSKSKSLLGALIMEPVIQGAGGMHMVDPLFQRVLVKECQDKKIPVIFDEVFTGFWRLGTETAAELLHCVPDIACFAKLMTGGIIPLSATLASNSVFESFIGDSKLAALLHGHSYSAHALGCTAAAKSIKWFKNPQTNLNINSEGTSLREVLLKYLSVGIHLFYQRLQLWDENLVYEISSHPAVKRVVALGTLFALELQADGSNAG